The following coding sequences lie in one Myxococcus xanthus genomic window:
- a CDS encoding TetR/AcrR family transcriptional regulator, producing the protein MGQQSKPAAESGTRESERRRTILRAAIDVFARKGYHGCRIADVAKEAGVAYGLVYHYFKNKDELLETVFDTGWSGFVTRVRAVVEGEGSLAEKVRGIVEVAFEAYRVDPRAVKVLILEIARSPAGSRINRQTAFVDAIRLSSALFNAAQERGELRPGLDPHLASALLFGNIEMALTAFVVGLADARDPDALERAKSQIADSFLYGVLTGAQAAEVSEWKPEKSATKSKAPKRS; encoded by the coding sequence GTGGGTCAGCAGAGCAAGCCGGCGGCGGAGAGTGGCACGCGCGAAAGCGAGCGCCGCCGCACCATCCTCCGCGCGGCCATCGACGTGTTCGCGCGCAAGGGCTACCACGGCTGCCGCATCGCGGACGTGGCGAAAGAGGCCGGCGTCGCATACGGGCTCGTCTACCACTACTTCAAGAACAAGGATGAGCTGCTCGAGACGGTGTTCGACACCGGCTGGAGCGGCTTCGTCACGCGCGTGCGCGCGGTGGTGGAGGGCGAAGGCTCGCTGGCGGAGAAGGTCCGCGGCATCGTCGAGGTGGCCTTCGAGGCCTACCGGGTGGACCCGCGCGCGGTGAAGGTGCTCATCCTGGAGATTGCGCGCAGTCCGGCGGGCTCGCGCATCAACCGGCAGACGGCCTTCGTGGATGCCATCCGGCTCAGCTCGGCGCTCTTCAACGCCGCGCAGGAGCGGGGCGAGCTGCGGCCGGGGTTGGACCCGCACCTGGCCTCCGCGCTCCTCTTCGGCAACATCGAAATGGCGCTCACCGCCTTCGTCGTGGGGCTGGCCGACGCGCGCGACCCCGACGCCCTGGAGCGGGCGAAGTCGCAGATTGCCGACTCCTTCCTTTACGGCGTCCTCACGGGTGCCCAGGCAGCGGAGGTGTCCGAATGGAAGCCGGAGAAGTCCGCTACGAAGTCCAAGGCCCCCAAGCGCTCCTGA
- a CDS encoding enoyl-CoA hydratase/isomerase family protein encodes MEAGEVRYEVQGPQALLTIDRPKARNALSPGVVRELMAALERAESDAAVRVVVLTGAGEKVFCAGGDLGTMAGDEGFLSTHEGRRSYGKLLARFQELRKPTVARVNGHALAGGLGLVLACDLAVAVEGADLGTPEIDVGLFPMMMMALLQRHLGRKRALELVLTGDRLPAREALTLGLLNRVVPAAELDAAVGALAGKLAGKSQAVLALGRRAFFTAEDLPLPAALEYLASQLSLNVLADDAGEGISAFLEKRPPKWNDR; translated from the coding sequence ATGGAAGCCGGAGAAGTCCGCTACGAAGTCCAAGGCCCCCAAGCGCTCCTGACCATTGACCGGCCCAAGGCCCGCAACGCCTTGTCCCCGGGCGTGGTGCGCGAGCTGATGGCCGCGCTGGAGCGGGCCGAATCCGACGCCGCGGTGCGCGTGGTGGTGCTGACGGGCGCCGGTGAGAAGGTCTTCTGCGCGGGCGGGGACCTGGGAACCATGGCTGGTGACGAGGGCTTCCTGTCCACGCACGAGGGCCGCCGTTCCTACGGGAAGCTGCTGGCGCGCTTCCAGGAACTGCGCAAGCCCACCGTGGCGCGCGTCAACGGGCACGCGCTGGCGGGAGGCCTGGGGCTGGTGCTCGCGTGTGATTTGGCCGTCGCCGTGGAGGGCGCGGACCTGGGCACGCCCGAAATCGACGTGGGCCTCTTCCCGATGATGATGATGGCGCTGCTCCAGCGTCACCTGGGCCGCAAGCGCGCGCTGGAGCTGGTGCTCACCGGAGACCGGCTGCCCGCGCGCGAGGCGCTGACGTTGGGGCTGCTCAACCGCGTGGTGCCGGCCGCGGAACTGGACGCCGCGGTGGGCGCGCTCGCGGGAAAGCTGGCGGGGAAGAGCCAGGCGGTGCTGGCGCTGGGGCGCCGTGCCTTCTTCACCGCCGAGGACCTGCCGCTGCCCGCCGCGCTGGAGTACCTGGCCTCGCAGCTGTCGCTGAACGTGCTGGCGGACGACGCGGGGGAGGGCATCTCCGCGTTCCTGGAGAAGCGTCCCCCGAAGTGGAACGACCGCTGA
- a CDS encoding M23 family metallopeptidase, translated as MPSHAPGRKYSKSPFLLLALLALGAKAGATETASVPVRASREDASLEAPPQLTLQPGAAKPGDPVLVTVSGMTAPPTGTLAGRALRFFPWGDGYLAVSGLPVEMTPGTAQVTAMGPVTPGAPQVELTGTLDVVESGYPSRELRVAGKYVKPPASVRKRMAADRRAFAEAFAQDFSAPHFSQNFAWPRADRITAPFGDRRTFNGKLSSQHFGVDIDGDPGTPVQAANDGTVVMARDNYAAGNTVLVHHGAGLYTAYFHLSRIDVKTGTQVKQGQLLGKVGSTGRVTGPHLHWGVKVDGLWVDGERLLKLDFFPHLPPSVAQGGNAELGTQ; from the coding sequence ATGCCTTCGCACGCACCCGGCCGGAAGTATTCCAAGTCCCCTTTCCTGCTACTCGCCCTGCTCGCACTTGGAGCGAAGGCCGGTGCGACCGAAACCGCCTCGGTGCCCGTGCGCGCGTCCAGAGAGGACGCTTCCCTGGAGGCCCCTCCCCAGCTGACGCTGCAGCCCGGCGCAGCCAAGCCGGGAGACCCGGTGCTGGTGACGGTGAGCGGCATGACGGCGCCTCCCACCGGCACGCTCGCCGGACGCGCGCTGCGCTTCTTCCCTTGGGGCGATGGCTATCTGGCCGTTTCCGGCCTGCCGGTGGAGATGACGCCGGGCACCGCGCAGGTGACGGCCATGGGCCCCGTCACGCCGGGCGCGCCGCAGGTGGAGCTGACGGGCACGCTGGACGTCGTGGAGTCCGGCTACCCGTCGCGCGAGCTGCGCGTGGCCGGCAAGTACGTGAAGCCGCCCGCGTCGGTGCGCAAGCGCATGGCCGCGGACCGCCGCGCCTTCGCTGAAGCCTTCGCCCAGGACTTCAGCGCGCCGCACTTCTCGCAGAACTTCGCGTGGCCCAGGGCGGACCGCATCACCGCGCCCTTCGGCGACCGCCGCACCTTCAACGGAAAGCTGTCCAGTCAGCACTTCGGCGTGGACATCGACGGGGACCCGGGCACGCCAGTGCAGGCCGCCAACGACGGCACGGTGGTGATGGCGCGCGACAACTACGCGGCGGGCAACACCGTGCTGGTGCACCACGGCGCGGGGCTCTACACGGCGTACTTCCACCTGTCGCGCATCGACGTGAAGACGGGCACACAGGTGAAGCAGGGCCAGCTGCTGGGCAAGGTGGGCAGCACCGGCCGCGTCACCGGCCCGCACCTGCACTGGGGCGTGAAGGTGGACGGGCTGTGGGTGGACGGAGAGCGCCTGCTGAAGCTGGACTTCTTCCCGCACCTGCCGCCCAGCGTCGCCCAGGGCGGCAACGCCGAGCTGGGCACGCAGTAG
- a CDS encoding endonuclease/exonuclease/phosphatase family protein, whose protein sequence is MELRLVSYNIHSGIGTDGRFDLGRVGAVLREVGADIVALQEVGDFRAVTPREDQPEHLADMLGLHMAFGPNVVRNGRRYGNAILSRLPILKSKNYDLSVGRREPRGALRCDLDIGGGQQLHVFSLHLGLRLGERRRQEALLLSSDILRDAARKAPLVVCGDFNYWGNGPVPSLVRQAIHDAALELGAPARTYPTRLPLLRLDRIFVDAGVRPLSIHPHRTELSRVASDHLPLVLRFEAPIAVEPSVSPPVQLIG, encoded by the coding sequence GTGGAGCTGAGGCTCGTTTCGTACAACATCCATAGTGGTATCGGAACGGACGGCCGCTTCGACCTGGGCCGCGTGGGCGCGGTGCTCCGCGAAGTGGGCGCGGACATCGTCGCTCTCCAGGAGGTAGGCGACTTTCGCGCGGTGACGCCTCGGGAGGACCAGCCCGAACACCTGGCGGACATGCTCGGGCTGCACATGGCCTTTGGTCCCAATGTCGTGCGCAACGGCCGGCGCTACGGCAACGCCATCCTGTCGCGGCTGCCCATCCTCAAGTCGAAGAACTACGACTTGAGCGTGGGCCGCCGCGAGCCTCGCGGCGCGCTGCGCTGCGACCTGGACATCGGGGGCGGGCAGCAGCTCCACGTCTTCTCCCTCCACCTGGGCCTGCGCCTGGGGGAGCGGCGCAGGCAGGAGGCGTTGCTGTTGTCCTCGGACATCCTCCGCGATGCCGCGCGGAAGGCCCCGTTGGTGGTGTGTGGAGATTTCAACTACTGGGGCAATGGCCCGGTGCCCTCGCTGGTGCGCCAGGCCATCCACGACGCGGCGCTGGAGCTCGGCGCGCCCGCTCGCACGTATCCCACGCGACTGCCCCTGCTGCGGCTGGACCGCATCTTCGTGGACGCGGGCGTGCGCCCGCTGTCCATCCACCCTCACCGCACGGAGTTGAGCCGGGTGGCGTCTGACCACCTGCCCCTCGTGCTGCGCTTCGAGGCCCCCATCGCCGTGGAGCCTTCCGTCTCTCCTCCGGTGCAGCTCATCGGGTAG
- a CDS encoding phage holin family protein → MHVGSEQAERGISALVGRMADGFSRLVTQHLQLARMELAEDVKATGLDVAMIVAFVPFILVGYGFVCAALAAWLSTWLGWSGALAGIGLLNLVGGAGGAMWAVNRLKARRMMDDTSQELSLSVAALTNAVPNASVNALQGTNREIFKEPPHGR, encoded by the coding sequence ATGCACGTGGGAAGTGAACAGGCAGAGCGCGGGATTTCCGCGCTCGTCGGGCGCATGGCCGACGGCTTCAGCCGGCTGGTGACGCAGCACCTGCAGCTGGCGCGCATGGAGCTGGCCGAGGATGTCAAGGCCACGGGCCTGGACGTGGCGATGATCGTGGCCTTCGTGCCCTTCATCCTCGTGGGTTATGGCTTCGTGTGCGCGGCGCTGGCGGCGTGGCTTTCCACGTGGTTGGGATGGTCCGGAGCGCTGGCTGGAATCGGCCTGCTGAATCTGGTGGGAGGCGCGGGCGGCGCGATGTGGGCGGTGAACCGGCTGAAGGCGCGCCGGATGATGGACGATACGTCGCAGGAGCTCTCGCTCAGCGTGGCCGCGCTCACCAACGCCGTCCCCAACGCGTCCGTGAACGCGCTCCAGGGGACGAACCGTGAAATCTTCAAGGAGCCCCCGCATGGCCGGTAG
- a CDS encoding DUF3618 domain-containing protein, with protein MAGSNGQPKAYSPRSSADLRAEIERTRAELATSVSALREEVAVAADWRQWVSRNPYACVGAAFVVGLWLGSRD; from the coding sequence ATGGCCGGTAGCAATGGACAGCCCAAGGCCTACAGCCCCCGCAGCAGCGCGGACCTGCGTGCCGAAATCGAGCGCACGCGCGCCGAGCTGGCCACGTCGGTGAGTGCCCTTCGCGAAGAAGTGGCAGTGGCCGCAGACTGGCGCCAGTGGGTGAGCCGCAATCCCTACGCGTGTGTAGGCGCGGCGTTCGTGGTGGGCCTGTGGTTGGGCTCGCGCGACTGA
- a CDS encoding YtxH domain-containing protein has translation MVNFNNLKKLDKDDLLHLVGLETRRDTVDTLLPVVGAFAAGILVGAGLGLLLAPKPGNQLRDDLRQRLHSGQEYLSNAVGRSSEGAAQTGPQGTVSRTA, from the coding sequence ATGGTGAACTTCAACAACCTCAAGAAGCTGGACAAGGACGACCTGCTGCACCTGGTGGGCCTGGAGACGCGTCGGGACACGGTGGACACGCTCCTGCCCGTCGTGGGCGCCTTCGCCGCGGGCATCCTCGTGGGCGCGGGCCTGGGCCTGCTGCTGGCGCCCAAGCCGGGCAATCAGTTGCGCGATGACCTCCGTCAGCGCCTGCACAGCGGCCAGGAGTACCTGTCCAACGCGGTGGGCCGCTCCTCCGAGGGCGCGGCGCAGACGGGCCCGCAGGGCACCGTGTCCCGCACCGCCTGA
- a CDS encoding adenylate/guanylate cyclase domain-containing protein, translated as MALLFGGVLGLLVYLRPTSIVPPKDPPSAWVPSAAVDAAQAWLEGWERVTYDWRVRELGERSERPDEAVVIAIDDETLAEARQDVRPGVATQPWPRQLVGRMVHRLVQEGALLVLVDLPFTDLSPNACAEASSASASSLSCDDAAFAAQLAKDPGRALLSFTWEAQGPRVLPPASRLWPYRVKLGVYDASEAASLRAQAVLAAQRPAFIIPAGSQVEVWGGAMDEADGKALGSRLGATAHVLEERRAADDSYRVGPTELFISLAEVQVEGLDAANLIELRQVQHPVVPLLSGSAGFGASTLVAGQDGRVRAVAHLMSYTVRGKRHILPSLPLAAAMRLAGTRSLRYEGGKLHVGDQYAFPMSASGLSLLRWDAPNAGRGSRGSLARSIRAWNVLLNVFDVADERPARFENDLEGRTVVLTRTAGESAHLRSTPLGPETPGGAILGQALANILRSEGITRAAPDLDLLLTLGLAFLGAFLALSLSFLLRSVRGAVLYVGFLVAAGAGYAFGAAYVFVEQRLWVAMAGPLLAMVGAFVATIRYAYGTERQIRDFVHNALGRYVSPDVARLVARDLSLMRPERRQMSVYVCDIEGFTRLSEGLPPEQLVGLFNAYLTEISAVVRSTAGQVDKYIGDSVMAFWGAPVRTDRHAHLACEAALKMREVLTERQSAWEKKYGHRLSFRAAVDTGELVVGDLGSEMKSNYTVLGDAVGLASRLEAINKVYGTYVLAGDTTAQLASGSYVFRVVDLVRFKGRPQPVRVHELVARRGELTPRMQEQLALHEQALTAYHQRRFAEAHALFERASHEYQDTVAALYAGRCARFLVTPPPADWDGVHGMEEGEPTAAAA; from the coding sequence ATGGCCCTCCTCTTCGGAGGCGTGCTGGGGCTGCTCGTGTACCTGCGCCCCACCAGCATCGTGCCGCCCAAGGACCCGCCGTCGGCCTGGGTCCCCTCCGCGGCGGTGGATGCCGCACAGGCCTGGCTGGAAGGCTGGGAGCGTGTCACCTACGACTGGCGCGTGCGGGAGCTGGGGGAGCGCTCCGAGCGCCCCGACGAGGCCGTCGTCATCGCCATCGACGACGAGACGCTGGCCGAGGCCCGCCAGGACGTGCGCCCCGGCGTCGCCACGCAGCCCTGGCCGCGCCAGCTCGTGGGCCGCATGGTGCACCGGCTGGTCCAGGAGGGGGCGCTGCTGGTGCTCGTGGACTTGCCCTTCACGGACCTGAGCCCCAACGCCTGTGCCGAAGCCTCGTCCGCGTCGGCCTCGTCGCTCTCCTGCGACGACGCGGCCTTCGCCGCGCAGCTGGCGAAAGATCCGGGCCGGGCGCTGCTGTCGTTCACCTGGGAAGCGCAGGGGCCCCGGGTGCTGCCCCCCGCCAGCCGCCTGTGGCCGTACCGCGTGAAGCTGGGCGTCTATGACGCGTCCGAGGCGGCCTCCCTGCGCGCGCAGGCCGTGCTCGCGGCGCAGCGCCCGGCCTTCATCATCCCCGCGGGCAGCCAGGTAGAGGTCTGGGGCGGCGCCATGGACGAAGCGGACGGCAAGGCGCTGGGCTCGCGCCTGGGAGCCACCGCGCATGTCCTCGAGGAGCGCCGCGCAGCGGACGACAGCTACCGCGTGGGCCCCACGGAGCTCTTCATCTCGCTGGCGGAGGTCCAGGTGGAGGGACTGGACGCGGCGAATCTCATCGAGCTGCGCCAGGTTCAGCACCCCGTGGTGCCGCTGTTGAGCGGAAGCGCGGGCTTCGGTGCGTCCACGCTCGTGGCGGGCCAGGACGGACGCGTGCGCGCCGTGGCGCACCTCATGAGCTACACCGTGCGCGGCAAGCGCCACATCCTGCCGTCGCTGCCCCTGGCCGCGGCCATGCGGTTGGCCGGTACGCGCTCGCTCCGCTACGAGGGCGGCAAGCTGCACGTGGGGGACCAGTACGCGTTCCCGATGAGCGCCTCGGGACTGAGCCTGCTGCGCTGGGATGCGCCCAACGCGGGCCGGGGCTCACGCGGCTCGCTGGCGCGCTCCATCCGCGCGTGGAACGTGCTCCTCAACGTCTTCGACGTGGCGGACGAGCGCCCCGCGCGCTTCGAGAATGACCTGGAAGGCCGCACCGTCGTCCTCACGCGGACCGCCGGCGAGTCCGCGCACCTGCGTTCCACGCCCCTGGGGCCGGAGACGCCGGGGGGCGCGATTCTGGGGCAGGCGCTGGCCAACATCCTCCGCTCGGAGGGCATCACCCGTGCGGCGCCCGATTTGGACCTGCTCCTCACGCTGGGGCTGGCCTTCCTCGGCGCCTTCCTGGCGCTGTCGCTCAGCTTCCTGCTGCGCTCGGTGCGCGGCGCCGTGCTCTACGTGGGCTTCCTGGTGGCGGCGGGCGCGGGCTACGCCTTCGGAGCCGCATACGTCTTCGTCGAACAGCGGCTGTGGGTGGCCATGGCCGGGCCGCTGCTGGCCATGGTGGGCGCCTTCGTCGCCACCATTCGCTACGCCTACGGCACGGAGCGGCAGATTCGCGACTTCGTGCACAACGCGCTCGGCCGCTACGTCAGCCCGGACGTGGCCCGGCTGGTGGCGCGGGACTTGAGCCTGATGCGCCCCGAGCGCCGGCAGATGTCCGTGTACGTCTGCGACATCGAAGGCTTCACGCGGCTGTCGGAGGGCCTGCCGCCCGAGCAGCTGGTAGGCCTCTTCAACGCGTACCTCACGGAGATTTCCGCGGTGGTGCGGTCCACGGCGGGGCAGGTGGACAAGTACATCGGCGACTCGGTGATGGCCTTCTGGGGCGCGCCGGTGCGCACGGACCGCCACGCGCACCTGGCCTGCGAGGCGGCGCTGAAGATGCGGGAGGTGCTGACCGAGCGTCAGTCCGCCTGGGAGAAGAAGTATGGCCACCGCCTCAGCTTCCGCGCGGCCGTGGACACCGGGGAGCTGGTGGTGGGCGACCTGGGCAGCGAGATGAAGTCCAACTACACCGTGCTCGGAGACGCGGTGGGGTTGGCCTCGCGGCTGGAGGCCATCAACAAGGTGTACGGCACCTACGTGCTGGCCGGGGACACCACCGCGCAGCTCGCCAGCGGCAGCTACGTCTTCCGTGTGGTGGACCTGGTGCGCTTCAAGGGCCGCCCGCAGCCGGTGCGCGTGCATGAGTTGGTGGCGCGCCGCGGAGAACTCACGCCCCGCATGCAGGAGCAGCTCGCGCTCCACGAGCAGGCCCTCACCGCCTACCACCAGCGCCGCTTCGCGGAGGCGCATGCCCTCTTCGAGCGTGCTTCACACGAGTACCAGGACACCGTCGCCGCGCTCTACGCCGGCCGCTGCGCCCGCTTCCTCGTCACGCCGCCGCCCGCGGACTGGGACGGCGTGCACGGCATGGAGGAGGGCGAGCCCACCGCCGCGGCGGCGTGA
- a CDS encoding (2Fe-2S) ferredoxin domain-containing protein produces the protein MKRYRLSVCKGSSCKAGGADAVYAEARDTLSGQGLVPRCELYRGGCYGFCHMGPNVVVREDTGRKRDPLSPEDYQLMGWPGEVYYSAMTAEKMRRVVAEHIAKDAPVKELFGQPDSDDGEE, from the coding sequence GTGAAGCGCTACCGCTTGTCGGTGTGCAAGGGCTCCAGCTGCAAGGCGGGCGGCGCGGACGCCGTCTACGCCGAGGCCCGGGACACCCTCTCCGGCCAGGGGCTGGTGCCGCGCTGCGAGCTGTACCGCGGCGGCTGCTACGGCTTCTGCCACATGGGGCCGAACGTCGTCGTCCGCGAGGACACCGGCCGCAAGAGAGATCCGCTCTCTCCCGAGGACTACCAGCTCATGGGCTGGCCAGGAGAGGTGTACTACTCGGCGATGACGGCGGAGAAGATGCGCCGCGTGGTGGCGGAGCACATCGCGAAGGACGCCCCCGTGAAGGAGCTCTTCGGCCAGCCGGACTCGGACGACGGCGAGGAGTGA
- a CDS encoding NuoI/complex I 23 kDa subunit family protein yields MAYKVSKDPRTDIRERTYVPNLLRGLGITAKHFFRNLFGTRDTNTQVVDRTGASLMTTVAYPEEKPIYPEGYRGLHRLVPREDGKPRCVACYMCATICPAQCIYIEAGEYEDEASDSEDRVIEKYPTQFVIDELRCIVCGLCVDACPKDAIRMDTYTHTPPEYTRQNFVYDIPKLLKGAPVSHPSDPWNKREGSEEPHHVHKEAHTRIGEGLVELKLPHGEHGGHGKALPAGAHAGHQTVVTQQGPIQVTKFIK; encoded by the coding sequence ATGGCCTACAAGGTAAGCAAGGACCCTCGCACGGACATCCGCGAGCGAACCTATGTGCCCAACCTGCTCCGCGGCCTGGGCATCACCGCGAAGCACTTCTTCCGCAACCTCTTCGGGACGCGTGACACCAACACGCAGGTGGTGGACCGCACCGGCGCCAGCCTGATGACGACGGTGGCGTACCCCGAGGAGAAGCCCATCTACCCCGAGGGCTACCGCGGCCTGCACCGGCTGGTTCCGCGCGAGGACGGCAAGCCGCGCTGCGTGGCTTGCTACATGTGCGCCACCATCTGCCCGGCGCAGTGCATCTACATCGAGGCGGGTGAGTACGAGGACGAAGCCTCGGACTCCGAGGACCGCGTCATCGAGAAGTACCCCACCCAGTTCGTCATCGACGAGCTGCGGTGCATCGTGTGCGGCCTCTGCGTGGATGCGTGCCCCAAGGACGCCATCCGCATGGACACCTACACGCACACCCCGCCCGAGTACACGCGGCAGAACTTCGTCTACGACATCCCGAAGCTGCTCAAGGGCGCGCCGGTGTCCCACCCGTCGGACCCGTGGAACAAGCGCGAGGGCTCCGAGGAGCCGCACCACGTCCACAAGGAAGCGCACACGCGCATCGGCGAGGGCCTGGTGGAGCTCAAGCTGCCGCACGGCGAGCACGGCGGCCACGGCAAGGCGCTGCCCGCGGGGGCCCATGCGGGCCACCAGACGGTCGTCACGCAGCAGGGCCCCATCCAGGTGACGAAGTTCATCAAGTGA
- a CDS encoding complex I subunit 1/NuoH family protein — protein MSRVLTILVAMFTIVFLMAGGMASAYLVGGLVEEHWFTGASRLTNVLFLVLIFVMVIATLLTMAERKWSAFIQDRMGPNRARIALPGLKNRPLGGLPHILTDVLKMLTKEDLIPAAANRFMFNLGPILAFAPTFALFAVVPAGPSVQVFGRNVDMVVATPDFGALYVLAIASLAVYGTALAGWASNNKFGLLGGVRATSQMIAYEVALGLSLVGIFLTFSSVQFPAIIGDIGNALTGGTGQGRYLWRTDGAFDLGLPAWGIFIQPLGFLLFFAASFAETKRAPFDLPEGESEIIGYFVEYSGMKFGLFMISEFVEVVVLAGVTTAFFFGGYHLPFGNEWLANLPIMQEHGWLLGTILGTVFWLKVLFLIWVQLLIRWTFPRFRYDQIQSLGWKILLPLGLVNIFVTGALVLWDPSLRALAVLGIAEIGFLVVLTTTTKVPAGGAHGAHAGHGHDHGHGHAHGGHGAHDLPAHAHGAAPASTH, from the coding sequence ATGAGCCGCGTACTGACGATTCTCGTCGCCATGTTCACCATCGTCTTCCTGATGGCGGGTGGCATGGCGTCGGCCTACCTCGTGGGTGGCCTGGTGGAGGAGCACTGGTTCACTGGCGCGAGCCGGCTGACCAACGTGCTGTTCCTCGTCCTCATCTTCGTGATGGTCATCGCCACGCTGCTGACCATGGCGGAGCGCAAGTGGAGCGCGTTCATCCAGGACCGCATGGGTCCCAACCGCGCCCGCATCGCCCTGCCCGGCCTGAAGAACCGCCCGCTGGGCGGCCTTCCGCACATCCTCACGGACGTGCTGAAGATGCTGACCAAGGAAGACCTGATTCCGGCCGCCGCGAACCGGTTCATGTTCAACCTGGGCCCCATCCTGGCCTTCGCCCCCACCTTCGCCCTGTTCGCCGTGGTGCCCGCCGGTCCGTCGGTGCAGGTGTTCGGCCGCAACGTGGACATGGTGGTGGCCACGCCGGACTTCGGCGCCCTCTACGTGCTCGCCATCGCCTCGCTGGCCGTCTACGGCACCGCGCTGGCCGGCTGGGCCTCCAACAACAAGTTCGGACTGCTGGGCGGCGTGCGCGCCACCTCGCAGATGATCGCCTACGAGGTCGCGCTCGGCCTGTCCCTGGTCGGCATCTTCCTCACCTTCTCCTCGGTGCAGTTCCCGGCCATCATTGGTGACATCGGCAACGCGCTCACCGGCGGCACCGGCCAGGGCCGCTACCTGTGGCGCACGGACGGCGCCTTCGACCTGGGGCTGCCCGCGTGGGGCATCTTCATCCAACCGCTGGGCTTCCTGCTCTTCTTCGCCGCGTCCTTCGCGGAGACCAAGCGCGCCCCGTTCGACCTGCCGGAAGGCGAGTCGGAGATCATCGGCTACTTCGTTGAGTACTCCGGCATGAAGTTCGGCCTCTTCATGATCTCCGAGTTCGTGGAGGTCGTGGTGCTGGCCGGCGTGACGACGGCGTTCTTCTTCGGCGGCTACCACCTGCCCTTCGGCAACGAGTGGCTGGCCAACCTGCCCATCATGCAGGAGCACGGCTGGCTGCTGGGCACCATCCTGGGCACGGTGTTCTGGCTGAAGGTGCTGTTCCTCATCTGGGTGCAGCTGCTCATCCGCTGGACGTTCCCCCGCTTCCGCTACGACCAGATTCAGTCGCTGGGCTGGAAGATCCTCCTCCCCCTCGGCTTGGTGAACATCTTCGTGACCGGTGCGCTGGTCCTCTGGGATCCGTCCCTGCGGGCGCTGGCGGTCCTCGGCATCGCGGAGATTGGCTTCCTGGTGGTGTTGACCACGACGACGAAGGTCCCCGCAGGCGGTGCGCACGGGGCGCACGCCGGCCATGGTCACGACCACGGACATGGCCACGCCCACGGTGGGCACGGTGCCCATGACCTGCCGGCGCACGCCCACGGCGCGGCCCCGGCGTCCACCCACTAG